A region from the Vicia villosa cultivar HV-30 ecotype Madison, WI linkage group LG3, Vvil1.0, whole genome shotgun sequence genome encodes:
- the LOC131657574 gene encoding AT-hook motif nuclear-localized protein 10-like translates to MSRSGLGYECELPPGFDKAYESPPQPNLLGSQSTFTHHHFALPPEHLNYPHGIISHCDAPISPTTTLPSTSTNTQKKRRGRPYSSRNQKPRMNIVYGMNMSSLKSHMIIVNTEENVLEKITAFIYSLSKNVTIISSNGTISKVRFSQSPSSAETVTYEGRFEILSLKGSVFVGTNKSEQEIVAAIKGSFVSLSNGRVFGGKIDGVLIAATPVQIILGSFFPEGREVVLSGPNDPPTEGPSNPPSVVHPSTGILIS, encoded by the exons ATGTCGAGATCTGGATTGGGCTATGAGTGTGAGTTACCTCCTGGATTCGACAAAGCTTATGAATCACCACCACAACCAAACCTATTGGGTTCACAAAGTACCTTTACTCACCATCATTTCGCTCTTCCTCCTGAACATCTAAATTATCCACATGGAATTATTAGCCACTGTGATGCGCCAATTTCTCCAACGACTACTTTGCCTTCCACCTCAACGAACACCCAGAAGAAGCGTAGAGGTCGGCCTTACAGTTCTCGCAACCAAAAGCCCCGTATGAATATCGTTTATG gAATGAATATGTCTTCACTTAAGTCTCACATGATCATTGTGAATACAGAAGAG AATGTGTTGGAGAAGATTACAGCATTTATCTATAGTCTCTCAAAAAATGTAACCATTATCTCATCAAATGGGACAATTTCTAAAGTAAGATTTTCTCAATCACCATCATCTGCTGAAACCGTGACTTATGAG GGACGATTTGAGATCCTATCATTGAAAGGTTCTGTGTTTGTTGGCACAAATAAAAGTGAACAGGAAATAGTTGCTGCAATAAAGGGGTCATTTGTTTCATTATCAAATGGTCGTGTATTTGGTGGTAAAATTGATGGTGTTCTGATTGCTGCTACTCCTGTTCAG ATAATACTAGGGAGTTTTTTTCCGGAGGGTCGAGAAGTAGTATTGTCCGGCCCAAATGATCCTCCAACAGAAGGCCCAAGCAACCCTCCATCTGTGGTTCATCCATCGACAGGAATATTGATATCCTAG